Proteins from a genomic interval of Oceanibaculum indicum P24:
- a CDS encoding HlyD family secretion protein, whose translation MDQHVSRLEHQSHDPETDLQTAPDKETEAASEAASPPARTRPWRLYGAILAALIVLGGGGWWLYQQFTHIFVTDARVAADIVAVSSRVPGWVTAVKVIAGDSVRKGDILVRIDNRESRLLVQELDAQLAGIGRRREEIEARIALTDRQTQSRITAKKAAVRAAEAALAAVSAQRDLARQDNDRAEKLAPRGAITRARLDQTRAALETAKQQVLSAQADLENTRAAVAEAEAAREELTVLQRQLAELGPEEQRLRVQRERAALDLEDRTIVMPFDGVVDQTFVDEGEYVTPGQRLLMVHDPERVRVEANIKETGIRFFRLGKTVTITVDALPGRRFEGKVTRVGQAATSEFALLPNPNPSGNFTKITQRLPVRIAVQQDGGALKPGMMVELEVRVGD comes from the coding sequence ATGGACCAGCATGTGAGCCGCCTGGAACACCAGAGCCACGATCCGGAAACCGATCTGCAAACAGCCCCCGACAAGGAGACGGAGGCAGCGTCAGAGGCGGCTTCACCTCCTGCCCGCACCCGTCCATGGCGACTGTATGGGGCGATCCTGGCGGCGCTGATCGTTCTCGGGGGCGGTGGCTGGTGGCTATATCAGCAGTTCACCCACATTTTTGTGACGGATGCCCGTGTTGCTGCCGACATCGTTGCCGTGAGCAGCCGGGTTCCCGGCTGGGTCACCGCCGTAAAGGTCATTGCGGGCGATTCCGTTCGCAAAGGTGACATACTGGTCAGGATCGATAACCGGGAAAGCCGCCTGCTCGTTCAGGAACTTGATGCGCAACTTGCGGGAATCGGCCGCCGCCGAGAGGAAATCGAAGCGCGCATCGCACTCACCGACCGTCAGACGCAAAGTCGTATTACCGCCAAAAAGGCGGCAGTAAGGGCGGCCGAAGCCGCGCTGGCTGCCGTGTCGGCACAACGCGATCTTGCCAGACAGGACAATGATCGGGCTGAGAAGCTGGCGCCGAGGGGCGCCATCACCCGCGCGCGCCTGGACCAGACGCGCGCGGCGCTGGAGACGGCAAAGCAACAGGTGTTGAGCGCCCAAGCGGACCTGGAGAACACTCGCGCTGCCGTTGCCGAGGCCGAAGCGGCACGCGAGGAACTCACAGTACTCCAACGCCAGTTGGCCGAACTCGGCCCAGAAGAACAGCGGCTGCGCGTGCAACGGGAGCGCGCAGCGCTCGATCTCGAAGACCGCACCATCGTCATGCCGTTCGATGGCGTCGTGGACCAGACCTTTGTGGACGAGGGCGAATACGTCACGCCCGGCCAGCGCCTGCTGATGGTCCATGATCCCGAGCGCGTGCGCGTCGAGGCCAACATCAAAGAGACCGGCATCCGCTTCTTCCGGCTCGGAAAGACCGTTACGATCACTGTCGATGCTTTGCCGGGGCGGCGCTTCGAGGGGAAGGTCACGCGCGTCGGTCAGGCTGCAACCAGCGAGTTCGCGCTGCTGCCCAACCCCAACCCGAGCGGTAATTTCACAAAGATCACCCAGCGCCTGCCGGTTCGCATCGCCGTCCAGCAGGACGGCGGCGCCCTCAAGCCCGGCATGATGGTGGAGTTGGAGGTCAGAGTCGGTGACTAG
- a CDS encoding DHA2 family efflux MFS transporter permease subunit produces MTSASHPDSIEGLFARFGPAYRWLVTATVMMGTIATILTATIVNVALPDIMGAFGMGQDKAQLLSTGFLAAMTGTMLLNAWMVETLGQRATFMLAVMVFIVASVMGGLAPAEGVLILARVLQGGAAGILQPLAMQVIFQVFPPQKRGSAMGIYGIGVVLAPALGPTLGGIMVDSFSWRYVFFMAVPFCLVGLFLATLFMPGRATSGSPRKFDWIGFGLMTVFLVTLLNGLSNGQRDGWFSDSILRDFAVAFISGIGFIVWELHAPAPMLNLKLFTNRVYAGASVVAFIFGAGIYGSTFLIPLFAQTIQGYTPTRSGLLLMPAGLILALVFPIAGRLTDKTPAYVMVMFGLAVFALSSFLMTGVDTDTSFWLFAWWIMLGRIGLGFIMPSLNAGALKALPMTLLGQGSGAINFVRQLGGAFGVNLLSIALERRSQLYVDSFTTAQHAGNSTTTGLLRDVTGLLAQAGVPEAIRQAGAMNYLGRMIYSQGNMLGYRDSFFIVGVIFLAALVPTLMMRRRSTPPALQASEAMRHPPSSQNAIQQGR; encoded by the coding sequence GTGACTAGCGCGTCGCACCCGGACAGTATCGAGGGGCTGTTCGCCCGTTTCGGCCCGGCGTATCGCTGGCTGGTCACGGCGACGGTCATGATGGGCACGATAGCCACCATCCTGACCGCGACGATCGTCAATGTGGCCCTGCCCGACATCATGGGCGCCTTCGGCATGGGCCAGGACAAGGCGCAGCTCCTGTCCACAGGCTTCCTTGCCGCGATGACCGGAACCATGCTGCTCAACGCCTGGATGGTCGAGACGCTCGGCCAGCGCGCGACCTTCATGCTGGCGGTGATGGTCTTCATCGTCGCCTCCGTCATGGGCGGGCTGGCCCCTGCGGAAGGTGTGCTGATTCTGGCCCGCGTGCTCCAAGGCGGCGCGGCTGGCATCCTGCAACCCTTGGCCATGCAGGTGATTTTCCAGGTCTTCCCGCCGCAAAAACGCGGCTCGGCCATGGGCATCTATGGTATCGGCGTGGTGCTGGCCCCGGCGCTCGGTCCCACGCTGGGCGGAATCATGGTGGATAGCTTCAGCTGGCGCTATGTGTTCTTCATGGCCGTGCCGTTCTGCCTTGTCGGGCTGTTCCTCGCCACCCTCTTCATGCCGGGGCGGGCAACTTCGGGATCGCCGCGCAAATTCGACTGGATCGGTTTCGGGCTAATGACCGTGTTCCTCGTAACCTTGCTCAACGGCCTGTCGAATGGACAACGTGATGGATGGTTCTCCGATTCTATCCTGCGCGACTTCGCCGTCGCCTTTATCTCGGGCATCGGCTTCATCGTCTGGGAACTGCACGCGCCCGCGCCCATGCTCAATCTCAAGCTCTTCACGAACCGGGTGTATGCGGGCGCGTCTGTCGTGGCCTTCATCTTCGGGGCGGGAATCTACGGTTCGACCTTCTTGATTCCGCTGTTCGCGCAGACGATCCAGGGCTATACGCCGACCCGCTCCGGCCTGCTGCTGATGCCGGCGGGGCTGATCCTGGCGCTCGTCTTCCCGATAGCCGGGCGTCTCACCGATAAGACGCCGGCGTATGTCATGGTCATGTTTGGCCTGGCGGTCTTCGCATTGTCGTCGTTCCTGATGACCGGCGTCGATACCGATACCTCCTTCTGGCTGTTTGCCTGGTGGATCATGCTGGGCCGGATCGGGCTTGGCTTCATCATGCCGAGCTTGAACGCTGGCGCCCTCAAGGCGCTGCCAATGACGCTACTCGGTCAGGGCTCCGGCGCGATCAACTTCGTGCGCCAACTCGGCGGCGCCTTCGGCGTCAACCTGCTTTCCATCGCGCTGGAGCGGCGCTCGCAGCTTTACGTGGACAGCTTCACGACGGCGCAGCACGCGGGCAACAGCACGACGACCGGCTTGCTGCGCGATGTGACCGGCTTGCTAGCGCAGGCCGGTGTGCCGGAAGCGATTCGCCAGGCCGGAGCGATGAACTATCTTGGCCGCATGATCTACAGCCAGGGCAACATGCTGGGATATCGCGACAGCTTCTTTATTGTCGGCGTGATCTTCCTGGCCGCCCTTGTCCCAACATTGATGATGCGCCGGAGGTCCACGCCTCCGGCGCTGCAGGCAAGTGAGGCCATGCGTCACCCGCCATCGTCGCAGAACGCGATCCAGCAGGGTCGGTGA
- a CDS encoding HlyD family secretion protein, which produces MRKPIRTWLWRIALIALAGGAAVAAWWHFQPQDLPDGFAGGNGRIEAVEIDIAAKTAGRIREILVNEGDFVRAGQVLAKMDTAVLEAQFREAEAHLRRALIGIETAQSRVTQREAEKQAAEALIAQRKAEFDAAQRRVARSEELSPKGAVPVSKLDDDRAAFQAAKAAVGATEAQAAAAQAAIGEAKSDVIAAEASVEAARATIQRIQADIDDSVLKSPRDGRVQYRVAQPGEVLSPGGVVLNMVDLTDVYMTFFLPTEQAGRAALGAEARLVLDAAPQYVVPAAISFVADVAQFTPKTVETEEERQKLMFRIKARIAPDLLREHLLQVKTGLPGMAYVRLNPRVDWPPELQARLPQ; this is translated from the coding sequence ATGCGCAAACCGATTAGAACTTGGCTTTGGCGAATCGCCCTTATCGCGCTTGCCGGTGGCGCTGCTGTCGCTGCTTGGTGGCATTTTCAACCGCAGGACTTGCCGGACGGGTTTGCCGGCGGAAACGGCCGGATCGAGGCGGTCGAGATAGATATCGCGGCCAAGACCGCAGGCCGGATCCGGGAGATCCTGGTCAACGAGGGCGACTTCGTCCGCGCCGGCCAGGTCTTGGCGAAAATGGACACGGCCGTCCTGGAGGCGCAGTTCCGGGAGGCCGAAGCGCATCTGCGGCGGGCGCTCATCGGCATCGAGACCGCGCAAAGCCGGGTGACCCAGCGTGAAGCCGAGAAGCAGGCCGCCGAGGCGCTCATAGCTCAGAGGAAGGCCGAATTCGACGCCGCGCAAAGGCGGGTCGCGCGCTCGGAGGAACTCTCCCCGAAAGGCGCCGTCCCCGTCTCGAAGCTGGACGACGACCGCGCCGCCTTTCAGGCGGCGAAGGCTGCGGTTGGCGCCACTGAGGCGCAGGCGGCGGCCGCGCAAGCCGCCATAGGGGAAGCCAAGTCGGATGTCATTGCCGCGGAGGCCTCGGTGGAAGCGGCGCGGGCCACCATCCAGCGCATCCAGGCCGATATCGACGACAGCGTGCTGAAGTCGCCGCGTGACGGCCGCGTCCAGTACCGCGTCGCCCAGCCCGGCGAGGTGCTCTCTCCCGGCGGCGTGGTGCTGAACATGGTCGATCTCACCGATGTCTACATGACCTTCTTCCTGCCGACGGAACAGGCCGGGCGGGCCGCGCTGGGAGCCGAGGCACGGCTCGTGCTCGACGCCGCCCCACAATACGTGGTCCCGGCCGCAATCTCCTTCGTCGCGGACGTCGCACAGTTCACGCCCAAGACGGTGGAAACGGAAGAAGAACGCCAGAAGCTGATGTTCCGCATCAAGGCGCGGATCGCCCCGGACCTGCTCAGAGAGCACCTCCTCCAGGTCAAGACCGGCCTGCCGGGCATGGCCTATGTGCGGCTCAACCCGCGGGTGGATTGGCCGCCTGAACTGCAGGCCAGGCTGCCGCAATGA
- the rbbA gene encoding ribosome-associated ATPase/putative transporter RbbA has protein sequence MSRDVNQQIEDGRGRAAPIARLRDVSLRYGKVRALDEVTIDIPAGCMAGLIGPDGVGKSSLLALISGARAVQTGQVEVLGGDMADSRHRRRVGPRIAYMPQGLGRNLYPTLSVFENLDFFGRLFGHDGGERARRIEALTEATGLKPFLDRAAGKLSGGMKQKLGLCCALIHDPDLLILDEPTTGVDPLSRRQFWELIAGIRRSRPGMSVLVATAYMEEAARFDWLAAMDGGRVLASDTPQGLLQSTGADSLEAAFIRLLPEDKRRDYRAVEIPPRPEDDGDTAIEARDLTMRFGEFTAVDHVNLRVPRGEIFGFLGSNGCGKTTTMKMLTGLLPPSEGRAWLFGHEVDPHDLATRRRVGYMSQFFSLYTELTVRQNLDLHARLFHVPAAEISGRVDEMVERFDLAAVIDSLPGRLPLGHRQRLSLAVAMIHKPEMLILDEPTSGVDPVARDAFWRMLVELSRRDGVTIFISTHFMNEAERCDRISLMHAGRVLVTDTPAALVGKRGVDSLEDAFVAYLEDAAAEGADEARRPNATASLDSVEASAGHVEPQGWRRQFDPRRMISYARREGLELRRDPIRLTLALLGSVILMFVMGYGINLDVEDLTFAVLDRDQTTVSRDYTLNLAGSRYFVERAPITGYADLDRRMREGDISLAIEIPPGFARDMARGRRVEIGAWIDGAMPTRGETVRGYAQGIHAHWLATKAREAGYGEALAGLVNIETRFRYNPDVKSLVAMVPAVIPLLLMLIPAMLAALSVVREKELGSITNFYVTPTTRLEFLLGKQLPYVGLSFLSFLLLTLLAVTVFGVPLKGSFLTLAAGALLYVGAATAVGLLISTFMRSQIAAIFGTAVLTILPAANFSGMIDPVSSLQGVGRLIGEIYPTTHFLTIARGTFSKALNFSDLHAAFLPLALAVPILIGLSAALLKKQER, from the coding sequence ATGAGCCGGGATGTAAATCAACAGATCGAGGATGGCAGGGGGCGCGCCGCGCCGATTGCCCGCCTGCGGGATGTGTCCCTGCGCTACGGCAAGGTGCGTGCGCTCGACGAGGTCACCATCGACATCCCGGCGGGCTGCATGGCCGGGCTGATCGGCCCGGACGGGGTTGGCAAGTCGAGCCTGCTGGCACTGATCTCGGGCGCCCGCGCGGTCCAGACGGGGCAGGTCGAGGTGCTCGGCGGCGATATGGCCGATTCGCGCCATCGCCGCAGAGTCGGCCCGCGTATCGCCTACATGCCGCAGGGCCTGGGGCGCAACCTCTATCCGACGCTCTCGGTGTTCGAGAATCTCGACTTCTTCGGGCGTCTGTTCGGGCATGATGGCGGCGAACGGGCGCGCCGCATCGAGGCGCTGACCGAGGCCACCGGGCTCAAGCCGTTTCTCGATCGGGCGGCGGGCAAGCTATCCGGCGGGATGAAGCAGAAGCTCGGCCTCTGCTGCGCGCTGATCCACGACCCGGACCTGCTCATCCTCGACGAGCCGACCACCGGCGTCGATCCCCTCTCACGACGCCAGTTCTGGGAGTTGATCGCCGGCATCCGTCGTTCCCGGCCCGGCATGAGCGTGCTGGTGGCCACGGCCTATATGGAGGAGGCGGCGCGCTTCGACTGGCTGGCGGCAATGGACGGTGGGCGGGTGCTGGCCAGCGACACGCCCCAAGGCCTGCTGCAGAGCACGGGGGCGGATTCGCTGGAGGCAGCCTTCATCCGGCTGCTGCCGGAAGACAAGCGCCGGGATTATCGGGCGGTCGAGATTCCGCCGCGGCCGGAAGACGATGGCGATACCGCGATCGAGGCCCGGGATCTGACCATGCGCTTCGGCGAGTTCACCGCGGTCGATCATGTGAACCTGCGTGTCCCACGGGGTGAGATCTTCGGTTTTCTCGGTTCCAACGGCTGCGGCAAGACCACGACGATGAAGATGCTGACAGGCCTCCTGCCGCCGAGCGAAGGCCGGGCCTGGCTGTTCGGACACGAGGTGGACCCGCACGACCTCGCGACCCGCCGCCGCGTCGGCTACATGTCGCAATTCTTCTCGCTCTACACCGAGCTCACGGTGCGGCAGAACCTGGATCTGCATGCCCGGCTGTTCCACGTGCCCGCTGCCGAGATTTCAGGGCGGGTGGACGAAATGGTTGAACGCTTCGATCTGGCCGCGGTGATTGACAGCTTGCCGGGTCGGCTGCCCCTCGGCCACCGGCAACGCCTATCGCTGGCGGTCGCCATGATCCACAAGCCCGAGATGCTCATCCTCGACGAGCCCACCTCGGGTGTCGACCCGGTGGCGCGCGACGCCTTCTGGCGCATGCTGGTCGAGCTGTCGCGCCGCGACGGCGTGACCATCTTCATCTCCACCCACTTCATGAACGAGGCTGAGCGCTGCGACCGCATCTCTCTGATGCATGCGGGCCGGGTTCTGGTCACTGACACGCCTGCCGCCCTGGTAGGCAAACGCGGCGTGGACAGCCTGGAAGACGCTTTCGTCGCCTATCTGGAGGATGCCGCAGCGGAGGGCGCGGACGAGGCACGCCGGCCGAACGCAACAGCTTCGCTCGATTCGGTCGAGGCGTCGGCAGGCCATGTCGAACCACAGGGCTGGCGGCGCCAGTTCGACCCCCGACGCATGATCAGCTATGCCCGGCGCGAAGGGTTGGAGCTGCGCCGCGATCCCATCCGGCTGACGCTGGCGCTGCTCGGCAGCGTCATCCTGATGTTCGTGATGGGCTATGGCATCAACCTCGATGTCGAGGATCTCACCTTCGCGGTGCTGGATCGCGACCAGACCACCGTCAGCCGCGACTATACGCTCAACCTCGCCGGCTCCCGGTATTTCGTCGAGCGGGCGCCGATTACCGGTTACGCCGATCTCGACCGGCGAATGCGCGAAGGCGACATCAGTCTGGCGATCGAGATTCCGCCGGGCTTCGCGCGCGACATGGCCCGGGGCCGGCGCGTCGAGATCGGCGCCTGGATCGACGGCGCCATGCCGACACGGGGGGAGACTGTCCGCGGCTATGCGCAGGGGATTCATGCCCACTGGCTGGCGACCAAGGCGCGCGAGGCCGGCTACGGCGAGGCTTTGGCGGGGCTCGTCAATATCGAGACCCGGTTCCGCTACAACCCGGACGTCAAGAGCCTGGTGGCGATGGTGCCGGCGGTGATCCCGCTGCTGCTCATGCTGATCCCGGCCATGCTCGCGGCGCTCAGCGTGGTGCGCGAGAAGGAGCTCGGCTCGATCACCAACTTCTACGTCACGCCAACCACGCGGCTCGAATTCCTACTCGGCAAGCAGCTCCCTTACGTGGGCCTGTCCTTCCTGAGCTTCCTGCTGCTCACGCTGCTCGCGGTGACCGTCTTCGGCGTGCCGCTGAAGGGCAGCTTCCTGACGTTGGCGGCGGGCGCGCTGCTCTATGTCGGCGCCGCGACGGCCGTGGGTCTGCTGATTTCCACCTTCATGCGCAGCCAGATCGCGGCGATCTTCGGCACGGCGGTGCTCACCATCCTGCCGGCCGCGAACTTCTCCGGCATGATCGACCCGGTCTCCTCGCTCCAGGGCGTTGGTCGGCTGATCGGCGAGATCTACCCGACCACGCATTTCCTGACGATTGCGCGCGGCACCTTCTCGAAGGCCCTCAACTTCTCCGACCTGCATGCCGCCTTTCTCCCACTGGCGCTGGCCGTGCCGATCCTGATCGGGCTGTCCGCCGCGCTGCTCAAGAAGCAGGAGCGGTAG
- a CDS encoding ABC transporter permease, translated as MRLANIFHLGVKELRSLVRDPIMLVLIVYAFTVSVYTAATAMPETLNKAPIAVVNEDRSPLSWRIVSAFYPPYFVLPKVIDQAEMDARMDAGLDTFALDIPPNFQRDLLAGRRPTVQLNVDATRMSQAFTGSGYIQTIVSDEVRAFAQRYREVPELPVDLALRVRFNPQLNKSWFGAIMQVINNVTMLSIVLTGAALIREREHGTVEHLLVMPVTPFEIMSSKVWAMGLVVLAATAFALTAVVQSWLSVPIQGSLALFLAGAALHLFATTSMGIFLGTVARSMPQFALLLMLVLLPLQMLSGGSTPRESMPEAVQYIMLAAPNTHFVMLAQAILYRGAGFTAVWPQFLAIAAIGAALFGFALARFRRTISTMA; from the coding sequence ATGCGCCTTGCCAATATTTTCCATCTCGGTGTCAAGGAGTTGCGCAGCCTCGTCCGCGACCCGATCATGCTTGTGCTGATCGTCTACGCCTTCACCGTTTCGGTCTACACGGCGGCCACAGCCATGCCGGAGACCCTCAACAAGGCGCCGATCGCGGTTGTGAATGAGGATCGCTCGCCGCTGTCATGGCGCATCGTCAGCGCCTTTTACCCGCCCTATTTCGTGCTCCCCAAGGTGATCGACCAGGCCGAGATGGACGCCCGCATGGATGCCGGCCTCGACACCTTCGCCCTCGACATCCCGCCCAACTTCCAGCGCGATCTGCTGGCGGGGCGGCGGCCAACGGTCCAGCTCAACGTCGATGCCACGCGCATGAGCCAGGCGTTCACCGGCAGCGGCTATATCCAGACCATCGTAAGCGACGAGGTGCGCGCCTTCGCGCAGCGTTATCGCGAAGTTCCGGAGTTGCCCGTCGATCTGGCGCTCCGGGTGCGCTTCAATCCCCAGCTCAACAAGTCGTGGTTCGGCGCCATCATGCAGGTCATCAACAACGTGACCATGCTTTCCATCGTCCTCACCGGCGCGGCGCTGATCCGCGAGCGCGAGCACGGCACCGTCGAGCATCTGCTGGTCATGCCGGTCACGCCTTTCGAGATCATGAGCAGCAAGGTATGGGCGATGGGGCTGGTCGTCCTTGCCGCCACCGCCTTCGCGCTCACCGCCGTCGTGCAGAGCTGGCTGTCGGTGCCGATCCAAGGCTCGCTCGCGCTGTTCCTGGCCGGGGCGGCGCTGCATCTGTTCGCGACTACCTCGATGGGCATCTTCCTCGGCACCGTCGCCCGCTCCATGCCGCAGTTCGCCCTGCTGCTCATGCTGGTGCTGCTGCCCTTGCAGATGCTCTCCGGCGGCTCGACGCCACGCGAGAGCATGCCGGAGGCGGTGCAGTACATCATGCTCGCCGCGCCCAACACGCATTTCGTGATGCTGGCCCAGGCGATCCTGTACCGCGGCGCGGGCTTCACCGCCGTCTGGCCGCAGTTCCTCGCCATCGCCGCGATCGGGGCGGCCTTGTTCGGCTTCGCGCTCGCCCGGTTCCGTCGCACCATCAGCACCATGGCTTGA
- a CDS encoding lipid A deacylase LpxR family protein produces MVVAAGPVGSLSAVAADETETGTLSLVFENDLFYGTDRNYTNGVRASWLSGPDGTPDWALGAARWFPLFPEGGTVRTSYAIGQNMYTPDDIALRNPPRDDRPYAGWLYGSVGLIAETGRRLDQLELTLGVVGPASLAEQTQKIVHEITGSQEARGWDTQLKNEPGVVLTYQRSWRGFVSESVSGFGFDATPHAGGALGNVFTYANAGLMLRLGQRLPLDYGPPRIQPSLPGSGFFVPQEGFGWYLFAGMEGRAVARNIFLDGNTFRDSRSVDKESLVGDLQFGIAVTWRNVRLSYTHVLRTREFEGQDEGDDFGVFSLSLRF; encoded by the coding sequence GTGGTGGTTGCCGCAGGTCCTGTAGGTTCTCTTTCGGCTGTTGCGGCCGACGAGACGGAAACCGGCACCCTGAGCCTGGTCTTCGAGAACGATCTCTTCTACGGCACGGACCGCAACTACACGAACGGTGTGCGCGCCTCCTGGCTGTCCGGCCCGGACGGGACGCCTGACTGGGCGCTTGGCGCGGCCCGCTGGTTTCCCCTGTTTCCGGAGGGCGGCACCGTGCGGACGAGCTATGCCATTGGACAAAACATGTACACGCCGGACGACATCGCGCTGCGGAATCCGCCGCGCGACGACCGCCCCTATGCCGGCTGGCTGTACGGATCGGTCGGGCTGATCGCCGAGACCGGCCGTCGGCTCGACCAGCTGGAGCTCACGCTCGGAGTCGTCGGACCGGCCTCGCTCGCCGAACAGACCCAGAAGATTGTTCACGAAATTACAGGTTCTCAGGAGGCGCGCGGCTGGGATACCCAGCTTAAGAACGAGCCGGGGGTTGTCCTGACCTACCAGCGCAGCTGGCGCGGCTTCGTCTCGGAATCGGTCTCTGGCTTCGGCTTCGATGCAACGCCGCATGCCGGCGGCGCGCTCGGCAACGTCTTCACCTACGCCAACGCCGGCCTGATGCTGCGCTTGGGTCAACGCCTGCCGCTCGACTACGGCCCGCCGCGCATCCAGCCGAGCCTGCCGGGCTCGGGCTTCTTCGTGCCGCAGGAGGGCTTCGGCTGGTACCTGTTCGCCGGCATGGAGGGGAGGGCGGTCGCGCGCAACATCTTCCTCGACGGCAACACCTTTCGCGACAGCCGCAGCGTCGACAAGGAGTCGCTGGTCGGCGACCTCCAGTTCGGAATCGCCGTGACCTGGCGGAACGTGCGCCTGAGCTACACCCACGTGCTGCGCACGCGGGAGTTCGAGGGTCAGGACGAGGGCGACGATTTCGGGGTCTTCAGCCTCTCGCTGCGGTTTTGA
- a CDS encoding ABC transporter ATP-binding protein has product MASGEFVLETDDLSKEFKGFFAVRGVNLRVRKGDVHALIGPNGAGKTTVFNLLTKFLTPTSGRILYKGEDITRTSPADIARKGMVRSFQISAVFPHLSLLENVRIALQRELGTSFHFWKSDASLAALNDRAEVLLDAVGLTEFRSHMAGDLPYGRKRALEIATTLALDPEMLLLDEPTAGMTHEDIVRITELIGKVAQNRTVLMVEHNLSVVSNLSNIITVLQRGEILAEGSYDEVSKMPEVISAYLGTGNG; this is encoded by the coding sequence ATGGCGTCAGGCGAATTCGTCCTGGAGACGGACGACCTCAGTAAGGAATTCAAAGGTTTCTTCGCGGTGCGTGGCGTGAACCTGCGCGTCCGGAAGGGCGATGTTCATGCCCTGATCGGCCCGAATGGCGCCGGCAAGACCACCGTGTTCAACCTGCTGACGAAATTCCTGACGCCGACATCGGGGCGCATTCTCTACAAGGGCGAGGACATCACCCGGACCAGCCCGGCCGATATCGCGCGCAAGGGCATGGTGCGGTCCTTCCAGATTTCCGCTGTCTTCCCGCATCTGTCGCTGCTGGAGAATGTGCGCATCGCCCTGCAGCGCGAATTGGGCACCTCGTTCCATTTCTGGAAATCCGACGCCAGCCTGGCGGCGCTGAATGACCGGGCGGAGGTACTGCTGGACGCGGTCGGTTTGACCGAATTCCGCAGCCACATGGCCGGCGACCTGCCCTATGGCCGCAAGCGGGCGCTGGAGATCGCCACCACCCTGGCGCTTGACCCGGAGATGCTGCTGCTCGACGAGCCGACGGCCGGCATGACGCATGAGGATATCGTGCGCATCACCGAGTTGATCGGCAAGGTGGCACAGAACCGCACGGTGCTGATGGTCGAACACAATCTCAGCGTCGTCTCCAATCTGTCGAATATCATCACGGTGCTGCAGCGCGGCGAAATTCTGGCCGAGGGATCGTATGATGAGGTGTCGAAAATGCCCGAGGTGATCAGCGCCTATCTGGGGACCGGCAATGGCTGA
- a CDS encoding ABC transporter ATP-binding protein produces MAEVLLKVSDLQAFYGESHILHGMNLEVGQGEVVTLLGRNGAGKTTTLRAIMGMVGQRSGSIAFEGTETIGLPSNKIARLGVALCPEERGIFASLNVEENLLLPPVVKPGGMPLEEIFDLFPNLKTRLKSQGTKLSGGEQQMLAIGRILRTGANLLLLDEPTEGLAPVIVQQIGAVIRKLKEKGLTILLVEQNFHFAATVSDRHYIVEHGRVIDMIPNAEVETQLDKLHTYLGV; encoded by the coding sequence ATGGCTGAGGTGCTGCTGAAAGTCTCGGATCTGCAGGCCTTCTATGGCGAATCGCATATCCTGCATGGCATGAACCTGGAGGTCGGGCAGGGCGAGGTCGTCACCCTTCTGGGGCGCAATGGCGCGGGCAAGACCACGACCCTGCGGGCGATCATGGGCATGGTCGGCCAGCGCAGCGGCTCCATCGCCTTCGAGGGCACGGAGACCATCGGCCTGCCATCGAACAAGATCGCCCGGCTGGGCGTTGCCCTGTGCCCCGAAGAGCGCGGCATCTTCGCCAGCCTGAATGTCGAAGAGAATTTGCTGCTGCCGCCGGTGGTAAAGCCCGGCGGCATGCCGCTTGAGGAAATCTTCGACCTGTTCCCCAATCTGAAGACTCGGCTGAAAAGCCAGGGCACCAAGCTTTCCGGCGGCGAGCAGCAGATGCTGGCGATTGGCCGCATCCTGCGCACCGGCGCCAATCTCCTGCTGCTCGACGAACCGACCGAGGGCCTGGCCCCCGTCATCGTGCAGCAGATCGGCGCGGTCATCCGCAAGCTGAAGGAAAAGGGGCTGACGATCCTGCTGGTCGAACAGAATTTCCATTTCGCGGCCACAGTGTCCGACCGGCACTACATCGTCGAACATGGCAGGGTGATCGACATGATCCCCAATGCCGAAGTCGAGACACAACTCGACAAACTGCACACCTATCTGGGTGTCTGA